The Armatimonadota bacterium genome includes a window with the following:
- the ugpQ gene encoding glycerophosphoryl diester phosphodiesterase has product MYWSLGAALAVALLACCGASGDAACVIAHRGASAEAPENTVAAAKLAWEQGADALELDVHLSLDGRPVVIHDSGTRRTTGVELVVAQTHSWDLRRLDAGSFKGEQFAGERIPFLEEMLQTAPQGRPVFVEIKSGPETVPVIATAMRRSGKLSQCVVISFSLDVCVEAKKALASTPVLWLRGTVTDRDTGKPLPHDPAWIQTVREKGIDGLDLHWAGITPEFAQSCAKFGVPLYAWTVNDPQEVRRLQRLGVKGITTDVPLRILEALGRKGRK; this is encoded by the coding sequence ATGTACTGGTCCCTTGGAGCCGCGCTGGCGGTGGCTCTCCTGGCCTGCTGCGGTGCCAGCGGTGATGCCGCCTGCGTCATTGCCCATCGCGGGGCGTCGGCGGAGGCTCCGGAGAACACGGTCGCGGCCGCGAAGCTGGCCTGGGAGCAGGGAGCCGACGCACTGGAACTGGATGTGCATCTGTCCCTGGATGGGCGTCCGGTGGTCATCCACGATTCGGGCACAAGGCGGACGACGGGCGTGGAGCTGGTGGTGGCCCAGACGCACTCGTGGGATCTGCGGCGTCTGGATGCCGGCAGCTTCAAGGGCGAACAGTTCGCGGGAGAACGCATCCCTTTTCTGGAAGAGATGCTCCAGACCGCGCCGCAGGGCCGTCCGGTGTTCGTGGAGATCAAGAGCGGTCCCGAAACGGTCCCCGTCATCGCCACCGCGATGCGCCGCAGCGGCAAACTGTCTCAGTGCGTGGTCATCTCGTTTAGCCTGGATGTCTGCGTGGAGGCGAAGAAGGCTCTTGCGAGTACGCCGGTCCTCTGGCTGAGAGGGACGGTGACCGACCGTGATACCGGAAAACCCCTGCCTCACGACCCCGCCTGGATTCAGACAGTCCGGGAGAAGGGCATCGATGGCCTGGATCTGCACTGGGCGGGAATCACCCCGGAGTTCGCACAGTCCTGCGCAAAATTCGGGGTTCCGCTATATGCGTGGACGGTGAACGATCCTCAAGAGGTCCGCCGTCTGCAGCGGCTGGGAGTGAAGGGCATCACGACGGACGTCCCCTTGCGGATCCTGGAGGCGCTGGGAAGGAAAGGGAGGAAATGA
- a CDS encoding glyceraldehyde-3-phosphate dehydrogenase, whose translation MAVKVGINGFGRIGRLSLRAMLQKYPSDIEVVAINDLVDAKTNAHLLKWDTTYGPFAGEVAAEEGAIVVNGKKIKSFQEKDPAAIDWSSVGAEVVVESTGLFTDAEKAKAHLGGTVKKVLISAPAKNEDITIVMGVNEGDYDPAKHHILSNASCTTNCLAPVAKVLLDNFGIASGLMTTIHAYTNDQRIQDQAHKDLRRARAGAANMIPTTTGAAKAISLVLPELKGKMHGFAMRVPTLTVSVVDLTVNTEKPVTVEAINAAMKAASEGAMKGILGYTEEPLVSSDFRGDERSSIFDALSTLVLGDNFAKVISWYDNEWGYSVRVGDLIHYISSKGL comes from the coding sequence ATGGCAGTCAAAGTAGGAATCAACGGTTTCGGTCGCATCGGGCGCCTGAGTCTGCGCGCCATGCTGCAGAAGTATCCCTCGGATATCGAGGTCGTGGCCATCAATGATCTGGTGGACGCGAAGACCAACGCCCACCTGCTGAAGTGGGACACCACCTACGGTCCGTTCGCCGGTGAAGTGGCCGCCGAAGAGGGCGCCATTGTGGTGAACGGCAAGAAGATCAAGAGCTTCCAGGAGAAGGATCCCGCGGCCATCGACTGGAGCTCGGTCGGCGCAGAGGTGGTGGTGGAGTCCACCGGTCTGTTCACGGACGCCGAGAAGGCCAAGGCCCACCTGGGCGGGACCGTGAAAAAGGTTCTCATCAGCGCCCCGGCCAAGAACGAGGACATCACCATCGTAATGGGCGTCAATGAGGGCGACTACGATCCCGCCAAGCACCACATCCTCTCCAACGCCAGCTGCACCACCAACTGCCTGGCGCCGGTGGCCAAAGTCCTGCTGGACAACTTCGGCATCGCCAGCGGACTGATGACCACCATTCACGCCTATACCAACGACCAGCGCATTCAGGACCAGGCGCACAAGGACCTGCGCCGCGCCCGCGCCGGTGCCGCCAATATGATCCCCACCACCACCGGCGCCGCCAAGGCCATCTCGCTGGTGCTGCCCGAGCTGAAGGGCAAGATGCACGGATTCGCCATGCGCGTCCCCACCCTCACGGTGTCCGTGGTGGATCTGACCGTCAACACCGAGAAGCCTGTGACGGTGGAGGCCATCAACGCGGCAATGAAGGCAGCCTCCGAGGGTGCCATGAAGGGCATCCTGGGCTACACCGAGGAGCCGCTGGTCTCCAGCGATTTCCGGGGCGATGAGCGCTCCAGCATCTTCGATGCCCTTTCCACGCTGGTGCTGGGCGACAACTTCGCCAAGGTGATCTCCTGGTACGACAATGAGTGGGGCTACAGCGTGCGCGTGGGCGACCTGATCCACTACATCTCCAGCAAAGGGCTCTGA
- a CDS encoding beta-alanine synthetase: protein MSERILRIGMAQMLVEGGQPEANLRRAVAMIHDAAARGASVVVLPECLDLGWTHPSARRLAQPIPGPHSDRLADAAIDAGVFVAAGLVERDGGRLYNAAVLISPEGQILLKHRKINELSIAFDLYETGSSLAVAETPLGCIGVDICADNFSNSLALGHALGRMGAQVLLSPSAWAVPADHDNQKDPYGGLWLSSYTELARLYEMPVIGVSNVGPMDAGVWAGMKCIGASIAVGHDGRLVRQLPYGERAEALEVVEVTLVERTLKGTSLCEALAARGYHGP from the coding sequence ATGAGCGAACGCATCCTGCGCATCGGAATGGCTCAGATGCTGGTGGAAGGGGGGCAGCCCGAGGCCAATCTGCGCCGCGCCGTCGCCATGATCCACGATGCGGCCGCGCGCGGGGCGTCCGTCGTCGTTCTGCCGGAGTGCCTGGATCTAGGGTGGACGCATCCTTCTGCGCGCCGACTCGCCCAGCCGATTCCCGGGCCGCACTCTGACCGTCTGGCGGATGCCGCGATAGATGCCGGGGTGTTCGTCGCGGCCGGGCTGGTGGAGCGTGACGGCGGCAGGCTCTACAACGCCGCCGTGCTCATCTCCCCGGAGGGGCAGATCCTGCTGAAGCACCGGAAGATCAACGAACTCTCCATCGCCTTCGACTTGTACGAGACCGGCTCCAGCCTGGCCGTAGCGGAGACGCCGCTCGGCTGCATCGGGGTGGATATCTGCGCGGACAATTTCTCCAACTCGCTTGCTCTGGGACACGCCCTGGGAAGGATGGGGGCTCAGGTGCTTCTGTCGCCTTCGGCCTGGGCGGTGCCTGCGGATCATGACAATCAGAAGGATCCTTACGGCGGACTATGGCTCTCATCGTATACGGAGCTAGCCCGGCTCTACGAGATGCCGGTCATCGGAGTTAGCAATGTGGGGCCGATGGATGCGGGGGTATGGGCCGGAATGAAGTGCATCGGCGCTTCGATCGCCGTGGGGCATGATGGCAGACTGGTCCGCCAGCTCCCCTACGGCGAACGTGCCGAGGCTCTGGAGGTCGTGGAGGTCACCCTGGTAGAACGGACGTTGAAGGGCACTTCGCTCTGCGAGGCGCTCGCCGCCAGGGGGTATCACGGTCCGTGA